A single Paratractidigestivibacter faecalis DNA region contains:
- a CDS encoding RluA family pseudouridine synthase: MRLDAFLATGPDMPSRSACARLVEEGSVTINTCEATSKSEKVLLGDRVTCELKVEEKGAEAGLLAPNPEIALDIRYEDEHLIVLSKQAGLVCHPSPGHVDDTLANALVAHCGYGNLGLLQGEDRPGIVHRLDMDTSGLMVAAKSDEVQKALQDLIRLRVLDRRYVVLVHGYVAHDKGTIVTGIARSTRDRLRMTVTDDPAARESITTYTTLERFEAGRRDEGYSLLECHLYTGRTHQIRVHMRHTGHPVVGDQLYGRGDDGTNHGLRRQFLHSWHIAFDHPVTGEPIERADRLPDDLLAILEGLKETSMGRTEAGERICPQLGASW, encoded by the coding sequence ATGCGGCTCGACGCCTTCCTGGCCACGGGGCCCGACATGCCGTCTCGCTCCGCCTGCGCGCGCCTGGTGGAGGAGGGCTCCGTCACCATCAACACCTGCGAGGCCACATCCAAGAGCGAGAAGGTCCTCTTGGGAGACCGCGTCACCTGCGAGCTTAAGGTTGAGGAGAAGGGCGCCGAGGCCGGGCTTCTCGCCCCCAACCCGGAGATTGCGCTGGACATCCGCTATGAGGACGAGCACCTCATCGTGCTCTCCAAGCAGGCCGGCCTGGTGTGCCACCCCAGCCCCGGGCACGTGGACGACACGCTGGCCAACGCCCTCGTGGCCCACTGCGGGTACGGCAACCTGGGCCTTCTGCAGGGGGAGGATCGCCCGGGCATAGTGCACCGCCTTGACATGGACACCTCCGGCCTCATGGTGGCCGCAAAGTCCGACGAGGTCCAGAAGGCCCTGCAGGACCTCATCCGCCTGCGCGTGCTCGACCGTCGCTACGTGGTGCTGGTCCACGGGTATGTAGCGCACGACAAGGGAACCATCGTCACGGGTATCGCGCGCTCCACGCGCGACCGGCTGCGCATGACGGTGACCGATGACCCTGCCGCCCGCGAGTCCATCACCACCTACACCACGCTCGAGCGCTTTGAGGCGGGACGGCGCGACGAGGGCTACAGCCTCCTTGAGTGCCACCTCTACACCGGGCGCACGCACCAGATCCGCGTCCACATGCGCCACACGGGCCACCCGGTCGTGGGAGACCAGCTCTACGGCAGGGGAGACGACGGCACCAACCATGGGCTGCGCCGCCAGTTCCTCCACTCCTGGCACATCGCGTTTGACCATCCGGTGACGGGGGAGCCCATTGAGCGGGCGGACCGTCTGCCGGACGACCTTCTCGCTATACTTGAGGGACTGAAGGAAACCTCAATGGGACGCACCGAGGCGGGGGAGCGCATCTGCCCGCAGCTCGGGGCCTCTTGGTAG
- a CDS encoding glycosyltransferase family 2 protein, with translation MPTLGRLGLTPIVIFNIIIWLFFTLAYFYQLVYILRVIRRGTVKLPVAKKNHRYGFVIAAHNEEPVIGNLVRSILTQDYPSDLVDCFVICDACTDDTHGEAERAGAIVWDRNDLARKGKSWVLDYAFNRILDDFGDKYEAFVIMDADNIIAPDYLKIMNQAFDAGYLVCTSYRNSKNFDSSWISSAYATWFLREAKFLNNARMMVGTSCAISGSGWMVSERIIKGMHGWDFHTLTEDIQFSTFCCANNIQIGYAPAEFFDEQPLTFKASWTQRMRWTKGFYQVFFSYNRDLVRGIGKGQFASYDMLMTIAPGMILTLLSFFINATYLIVGSLSHGFIATQGELLMCTGSLVMTFASMYVVFFILAVITTISEREHIHAKKKWRIFTNLFTFPIFMISYVPITVAALFKKVEWVPTKHDIAVNFDDVMAEGSK, from the coding sequence ATGCCGACGCTCGGAAGGCTCGGGCTCACGCCCATCGTGATCTTCAACATAATCATCTGGCTGTTTTTCACGCTTGCCTACTTCTATCAGCTTGTCTACATCCTCCGCGTCATCAGGCGCGGCACGGTCAAGCTCCCGGTGGCCAAGAAGAACCACCGCTATGGCTTCGTCATCGCGGCGCATAACGAGGAGCCGGTCATCGGCAACCTGGTGCGCTCCATTCTGACCCAGGACTACCCGAGCGACCTCGTGGACTGCTTCGTCATCTGCGACGCCTGCACCGATGACACCCATGGCGAGGCCGAGCGCGCCGGCGCCATCGTCTGGGACCGCAATGACCTTGCCCGCAAGGGCAAGAGCTGGGTCCTCGACTACGCCTTCAACCGCATCCTCGACGACTTTGGCGACAAGTACGAGGCCTTCGTCATCATGGACGCCGACAACATCATCGCGCCCGACTACCTCAAGATCATGAACCAGGCCTTCGATGCCGGCTACCTCGTCTGCACGAGCTACCGCAACTCCAAGAACTTCGACTCCAGCTGGATCAGCTCCGCCTACGCCACGTGGTTCCTCCGCGAGGCCAAGTTCCTCAACAACGCCCGCATGATGGTGGGCACCTCCTGCGCCATCTCCGGCTCCGGCTGGATGGTCTCCGAGCGCATCATCAAGGGTATGCACGGCTGGGACTTCCACACCCTGACCGAGGACATCCAGTTCTCCACCTTCTGCTGCGCCAACAACATCCAGATCGGCTACGCGCCCGCCGAGTTCTTTGACGAGCAGCCGCTCACCTTCAAGGCCTCCTGGACGCAGCGCATGCGTTGGACCAAGGGCTTCTACCAGGTGTTCTTCTCGTATAACCGCGACCTCGTCCGCGGCATCGGCAAGGGGCAGTTTGCCTCCTACGACATGCTGATGACCATTGCCCCGGGCATGATCTTGACGCTGCTCTCGTTCTTCATCAACGCCACGTACCTCATCGTGGGCAGCCTCTCCCACGGCTTCATTGCCACGCAGGGCGAGCTCCTCATGTGCACGGGCTCGCTGGTCATGACGTTTGCCTCCATGTATGTGGTCTTCTTCATCCTGGCGGTCATCACCACCATCTCCGAGCGCGAGCACATCCACGCAAAGAAGAAGTGGCGCATCTTCACCAACCTCTTCACGTTCCCCATCTTCATGATTTCCTACGTGCCCATCACCGTGGCGGCCCTGTTCAAGAAGGTCGAGTGGGTTCCCACCAAGCACGACATCGCGGTAAACTTTGACGATGTGATGGCGGAGGGTTCTAAGTAG
- a CDS encoding IMP dehydrogenase: MATFFEGESHTFSEYLLVPGYSSAENIPANVSLKTPLVRFKRGEESPITLNIPMVSAIMQSVSGPRLAIALAQEGGISFIYGSQPAAAEAAMVREVKSYKAGFVVSDSTLTPDMTLEDVLDMVDRTGHSTMPVTEDGTPTGKFCGIVTSRDYRVSRDPRDKKVREFMTPAEKTIVAEDGTSLKVANDLIWEHKLNALPIVDKDGNLVSLVFRKDYDSHKSRPNELLDQHKRYMVGAGINTRDYAERVPLLVEAGADVLCIDSSEGFSEWQKRTLEWIHQNYGDKVKVGAGNVVDAEGFRFLADCGADFVKVGIGGGSICITRETKGIGRGQATALIDVCRARDEYFEETGVYVPVCSDGGIVYDYHMTLALAMGADFMMLGRYFARFDESPTSRVNVNGQYMKEYWGEGSARARNWQRYDLGGAAKLSFVEGVDSYVPYAGSLKDGVDGTLYKVKSTMCNCGANSIPELQQKARLTLVSSTSIVEGGAHDVVVKDSQQSVTYR; the protein is encoded by the coding sequence ATGGCAACGTTCTTCGAGGGAGAGTCCCACACCTTCTCTGAGTACCTGCTCGTTCCCGGCTACTCATCGGCGGAGAACATTCCCGCCAACGTTTCCCTCAAGACCCCGCTCGTGCGCTTCAAGCGTGGCGAGGAGTCTCCCATCACCCTCAACATCCCGATGGTCTCCGCCATCATGCAGTCCGTCTCCGGCCCCAGGCTCGCCATCGCTCTCGCGCAGGAGGGCGGCATCTCCTTCATCTACGGCTCCCAGCCCGCCGCCGCTGAGGCGGCCATGGTCCGCGAGGTCAAGAGCTACAAGGCAGGCTTCGTGGTCTCCGACTCCACCCTCACCCCCGACATGACCCTCGAGGACGTCCTCGACATGGTCGACCGCACCGGTCACTCCACCATGCCCGTCACCGAGGACGGCACCCCCACCGGCAAGTTCTGTGGCATCGTCACCTCCCGCGACTACCGCGTCTCCCGTGACCCGCGCGACAAGAAGGTCCGCGAGTTCATGACCCCCGCCGAGAAGACCATCGTCGCCGAGGACGGCACCTCCCTCAAGGTCGCCAACGACCTCATCTGGGAGCACAAGCTCAACGCCCTGCCCATCGTGGACAAGGACGGCAACCTGGTCTCCCTGGTCTTCCGCAAGGACTATGACTCCCACAAGTCCCGCCCCAACGAGCTTCTTGACCAGCACAAGCGCTACATGGTGGGCGCGGGCATCAACACCCGCGACTACGCCGAGCGCGTGCCGCTGCTCGTCGAGGCCGGCGCCGACGTCCTGTGCATCGACTCCTCCGAGGGCTTCTCCGAGTGGCAGAAGCGCACCCTCGAGTGGATCCACCAGAACTACGGCGACAAGGTCAAGGTCGGCGCCGGCAACGTCGTGGACGCCGAGGGCTTCCGCTTTCTGGCCGACTGCGGCGCGGACTTCGTCAAGGTGGGCATCGGCGGCGGCTCCATCTGCATCACCCGCGAGACCAAGGGCATCGGCCGCGGCCAGGCCACGGCCCTCATCGACGTCTGCCGCGCCCGTGACGAGTACTTCGAGGAGACCGGCGTCTACGTGCCCGTCTGCTCCGACGGCGGCATCGTCTACGACTACCACATGACCCTGGCTTTGGCCATGGGCGCCGACTTCATGATGCTAGGCCGCTACTTTGCCCGCTTCGACGAGAGCCCCACGTCCCGCGTGAACGTCAACGGCCAGTACATGAAGGAGTACTGGGGCGAGGGCTCCGCTCGCGCCCGCAACTGGCAGCGCTACGACCTGGGCGGCGCGGCCAAGCTCTCCTTCGTCGAGGGCGTCGACTCCTACGTTCCCTACGCCGGCTCCCTCAAGGACGGCGTCGACGGCACCCTCTACAAGGTGAAGTCCACCATGTGCAACTGCGGCGCCAACTCCATCCCCGAGCTCCAGCAGAAGGCGCGCCTGACGCTCGTCAGCTCCACCTCCATCGTCGAGGGCGGCGCCCATGACGTCGTGGTCAAGGACTCCCAGCAGAGCGTGACCTACCGCTAG
- a CDS encoding glycoside hydrolase family 3 N-terminal domain-containing protein, with the protein MTAIRVATSASEKAWTVPPLFSARSVSLRRPSSSSQTFAPSMNIHRTPFSGRNFEYYSEDGFLSGRFGAATVRGARSKGVITFVKHFALNDQETMRTKVATLSNEQAIREVYLAAFEPSVSGGDEGTLGIMLSMNRVGLVWSGDHRGLVTNVVRGEWGFDGVVITDQASYPQAFPLLAIRAGLGAGTDLWLNSGTDNWQIDGYASNPTVMCQLREASRHILYAVSRSLAMNGISSTAEVVPAMATWQ; encoded by the coding sequence ATGACTGCCATCAGGGTCGCCACGTCCGCCTCGGAGAAGGCCTGGACGGTGCCTCCGCTCTTCTCGGCAAGAAGCGTCAGCCTTCGAAGGCCGAGCTCGTCGTCCCAGACCTTCGCCCCCTCGATGAACATCCACCGCACGCCCTTCTCGGGCCGCAACTTTGAGTACTACTCCGAGGACGGCTTCCTGAGCGGCCGCTTTGGCGCGGCCACGGTCCGCGGTGCGCGCTCCAAGGGCGTCATCACCTTCGTGAAGCACTTTGCCCTCAACGACCAGGAGACCATGCGCACCAAGGTGGCCACGCTCTCCAACGAGCAGGCAATCCGCGAGGTGTACCTGGCCGCCTTCGAGCCCAGCGTCTCGGGCGGCGACGAGGGCACCCTGGGCATCATGCTCAGCATGAACCGCGTGGGCCTGGTCTGGTCCGGCGACCACAGGGGCCTTGTCACCAACGTGGTGCGCGGCGAGTGGGGCTTTGACGGCGTGGTCATCACCGACCAGGCCTCCTATCCGCAGGCCTTCCCGCTGCTGGCCATCCGAGCGGGACTTGGGGCGGGCACCGACCTGTGGCTCAACTCCGGCACCGACAACTGGCAGATCGATGGCTACGCCTCCAACCCCACTGTCATGTGCCAGCTGCGCGAGGCCTCCCGCCACATCCTCTATGCCGTTTCCCGCAGTCTTGCCATGAACGGCATCTCCTCCACTGCGGAGGTGGTCCCCGCAATGGCAACCTGGCAGTAG